From the genome of Capsicum annuum cultivar UCD-10X-F1 chromosome 4, UCD10Xv1.1, whole genome shotgun sequence:
gCCCCCTccccttttccttcttcttcagcCCCCCACCCCTCCCAACCTTTTCTTCTTCATCAGCCCCCGCTCCCCCATCCTCTTCCAGCGCCCCTCCCCTCTCCCTTCTCTCCCACAACCCCCTCCCCAGCAATTCCAGTCGCCCACCCCCTTCCCTCCCTCCTTTCTTGTTAACAAAAAAACaccttcaattttttcaactaCAAAAATGgtgtttgatgatttttttttttaaatttagtgtaCTTGTGGTTGTTTTTTGATGGTGTTAATGtaggaaaatgaaaaaattgacgAAGAGTGTTGATAAAGAATGAAGTTGAGGTTGCTAATGGACGAATTTGAGTGTTATGAATATTTtggagaataaagaataaaaggtaTTTAATAGAgagttttattttcaatttagtgttttgtggttgttttttatggtgttaatggaggaaaataaaaaaaattgaagaagagtgttggtggagaatggatttgaggttgttaatggaggaatttaaGTGTTGTGGATGTTTtggagaataaagaataaaaggtgtTTAATAGAGANNNNNNNNNNNNNNNNNNNNNNNNNNNNNNNNNNNNNNNNNNNNNNNNNNNNNNNNNNNNNNNNNNNNNNNNNNNNNNNNNNNNNNNNNNNNNNNNNNNNTGTTTTGTGGTTGTTTTTtatggtgttaatggaggaaaataaaaaaatttgaagaagagtgttggtggagaatggatttgaggttgttaatggaggaatttaaGTGTTGTGGATGTTTtggagaataaagaataaaaggtgtttaatagagaattttatttttaatttagtgttttgtggttgttttttatggtgttaatggaggaaaatgaaaaaaattgaagaagagtgTTGGTGGAGAATGGATTTGaagttgttaatggaggaatttgagtgttgttgatgttttagagaagaaagaataaaaggtgtatttttttttttaaaattatattttaaatataatattagtattttttttcctttttactagtatattcatttttttcctttaaataaatatttaaaagaaattaaatggaCCAAAAAATGAGCTTTAACGCGCTCAATGACACTTGTTTACGCGCTAACAGTTAGTTAAGggtgattttaatttattttaaagatgttaaggagtgaataaatgaaagttaattttaagtgttaaagtgaattggaggacaagttcagagATTAAAAGATgcattatataatattatattattatttataaacatGAACAAAATGGATGACTAAGGGCATTTTAGGTAATTCATATCTGTGATATTTTAACTTACATCTAATACATGGTGAAATAATATCCACACACCTATCTGCCATCATCTTATCACCACATACATAATTCTAGAAGAGATTTCTGAAATGAATATGTAATAGCATCTCTCAGTTATAATTCACCAATTGTTCAATCTCATCACAAAGTCTCAAGGTAGCTATCTCTACTTTACTACATTAATTTCTTCCTACTTCGTTTTCGATCTTTTTTTCCCAAAacaataatttttgtaaaaaatgtATGTGTTGTTACAAGTTGGAAAGAGAGATTCTTGAATACCCATTTCTATTTTTGGAAATTTTAAGCTTTGCAGTTGCTAGGTCTTGCTGTGGTTGATATGTTGATTTCAGTAAGTATTCTTTTGAAGTCTGACAGTTTGCTTACTTTAGAAACATTTTTGGTTTCTTCTGCTAATTTTGGGGGTGTTGGATAGATTCAAATGGAATATTTTGTGCTGAAGTAGTTGATTACATGATTCTTGCCGTTCCAATCCCTTGCAGACACAGTAATTATTTTCCGTCATTTGATACCAACTGATATGTGTGCTAAACCAAGTTTCTCTTTTTCCCCCTCTGAAAAAATTTTGATCCAATGCGGAAACATCTGTTTTGCTTTCGATGCAAGTTAATAGAGGAAATAAATCACTTCTATTTCTTCATCCTGTAAATTAGATGGTATTGCACTCTTAATATAAGGAACAATGTACTGTCTTTACATACATATTAGATGAAGAATTCTATTTGCTACCTGTTTAAAATGGATTTATATACGTCTTAACAGTTGATGAAAGCGGAGTATGCAACACAGATGCGTGTGCTGTATCACCAAGTGCCAGGCATATCTTTGTTTGGCTATAGATGTGTTATTTAGAGTAGTGATTAATGAAATAACTATGCTAAATGTAGTGTTTCCATTGTATTGTATTGTTCCTTCAATCTGATTTTCTGTACATTTCATGACTTTCATTTGCACGAGTATGCTTATTGTTATtgattaattattcttttattttcctATTCTCATGTTTCTATTTTTATAGCTTGATTCATTAGCCTTGATAATTGTATTTCTTGTTGTTGTCCTTGCTTGTTTTTGTGGTACttttttaagttaggggtaaggtctgcgtacacacAACCCTTCTTAGACCCCAATGGAGGGGTTATAGTGGGTATGCTGTTGTTGCTTAGACTTATGAGGTTCATCCAGTTCTGTGGCTACTAACTATTTCATTGAAGATGTGTTTGAAATATTAGAATTGATGCTCTACTTTTATGAGGTTAAAACATTTTTGGTCTGACTGTAACAATCAAAGATCAACATTGTAGTAAGAAATAGAAGTATCTAAAAAGAGGTTATTTTTCTTGCATCAATGACTATTGATTTACCAGTGCTCTGTCGGTCCATTTAGTGGGTTCTCTCCCAAAAACAAAATCATACTATACATTGCGCATACGTGACAgtgagaaagataaaaaaatatgtcatGCCTAGGGATGGCTTCTAGATCTTAGTAAAAGAAAACATACGAAACAACTTGCTATGTAACTAGCAAGAACTAGCAAATTTATTTCTTTCAATTGAGACATTCTTGAAGAATTGGGAGTTTTGTGGCAGTATTATCATTGTATCACGTATGGCTATGGCTACTGCAAATAGGCTTGGACTATTCGCATTCTTGATTACTGGGTTGGCCATTTTCTTTTAAGTTGAGAAAGTGTTAGCTCTTGGCCTGAACCAAGTCTTCCTTATAGAGCCTCTGTCTTGGCTGTGCTGAGTCTGACTTGCTTAAGCCTGCTATCTTGGTCATTCATTGATTTTCTTAATCTCTGTCTGCTCCGTAGTTGCTACTTGGCTACTTGCTATCGTATGTTCTCAGTGGtcttctctatatttttgtgtgtatttttCCTCATATATTATGGAATGCAGTAAATATGTCTTTTGATTATCCTGGCCTTATCTTTCCTATGATGAATTTATTCGGAGTCATGCATGTTACAATCACAGTATCTCAGTATGGCAAAGTGGCAGTGTTCTGTAAAAGAGTTGAAGAATTTATATGAAGTCATTAACAACCCGAAAATATTTGcctcatctgttgtaaataaaAGCTAATTCACATGGCCTATTACATATGGAGCCTTTACTGCAACTCTCATGCTAGGAGGAGGATTGGTCTATGTGATTTCAACTCATTCATGAACTTCGAGCTGTGGTTGAAAGCATAGAAATCCTGAGAGATAATTTATAGTTGTGATGCTTCTTTATACCTCCCGATTCAGTGGAACTTGGTTTTTATGATACTTATTTGTCACTTGTAGAGATGGGCTTCTTGATTTTCCAATCAATTAAATATGGTGTACAATATTGTGGGTTGACATGTAGAAGTGATCCTATGTACTGAAACTCAATAGACGGTGCGCTTATTGATTTTCCAATCAACTAGAATATGGTGTACAATATTGTGGATAAAATATTGTGGGGGTGTCTCTATGTATTAAAACTCAAATGGACGGTGTTTTCCTTGTAACAATAGCTCATTGCCACacctttttgattttgaaattagaaataataattcTTGGACCATATTTCGGCCCTTTATGATTTGCTACTCATTTTAAGCGTAAAGCGATTTATTTCTATCCTTATGTTGCGGACTACGTTATGCTATTCACAGTATTTATATTTGGACTCCGTACTTTGTTTGTTGGATCTGTAGTAATTCCTTATAGCCAATAAGAGGTAGTGAATTTGGATATATTATTGTAATGGCTTGCTACTCATCAAGTAAACTATACGTAATTGTTTCTTTGGTGTTTGTTCTAAGCTTAATTGGTTGTGTTCTTGGTGAATTTCCAGCTTGCTCACTCAAAGATGAAAGAATGGTTGAAGATCATGGACATGGAAAACTGGGGAAGCTTAATGAATGCCAGAATCAAACTACACGTAGGTACTAATGAAAATTCCAATGAATACACCAACCCCTTTTCttatatttgatttctatttttgctTATAATTGAGCTTGACTCATCAAGTAAACTGTACAGAAATTGACCTTATCATATGCATATGTGGATTTTGGTTCATATATGCCTGTCAAGGATCTAACTTACTGGAGCCTTATGCTGTTAtgcataatattttcaacatttgaatCTTACAGATCATAAAGGACTAATACTAATTTAGTATTCCTACTAAGAGAGGGAAATTAGAAACTTTGAGAGCTCAATATATTAACACGAAAGAAGTGAGGTTTTTCTTTACAATCAATTACGTGGTGGTTTGCTGTATTCAGACCTAAAGTCCGGTTGGaagagttttgggatttttatgTTTCGTGATTTTTCTGTTGTTTACCATTGGTACTTGGGATATGGCGGGAAGACTTCCAGATCAGGATCTAGAAATTGATGGGTGGCTTTTTATGCAAGGACTAGCAGATATCTATATTCTTGCatatgcaaaaaataattttagccaCTTGCCAATTGACTGTGTAGCAGCTTTCCTATTTTTCTTAGCTGATGTGTAATCCATTGTGTAGTAAGTCTACGTTGAAGAGTCCCACATAGGGTTCTTAGGGGATGAGTGGTATAAGTTGGACAATCCTCAGCTCTTGAGCTAACTTCCGGGGTTGAGATTTGTTGAATTGACCCCTTTTAAATGTAGCTTGTATATGACCTGAAACATGTTggttgttgaaaatttaattacataaattaGTTTAACCTAGAGAGTTTGGATCTGTTGTTTACAGATTCCAAGAGGCGGGTCCTTTGAACGCTAAAAATGTACTAGGAGCAGAAAATAGAAGGCCAGTTCCAAAATGGGAGGCGATCATCCGAAGAACGTTAGACTGGATGAAGGAACCTGAGACTAAGCTCAAGAGTTATAGTGCCCTCTCCAGCTTTAAGGACTTCTCTGCTTCTGGCATAGTTGCTGATGCGGTTGATGCTCCTGCAATGGATATAATTGAAGAGGCATCCCTTGTCGTACCTTTGGTTTAGAAAGGTGAGTTGAGGACGAAGTTATTTATCAAGCAGTCCCTGCTATAGAAGTGGAAAGTTCCTCTTTTGTCATAATGTAGAAAAGGATGTACGGCTGAAATTTCTGAAGCGCGTAAAAGCATTTCCATATATTATATCAACAATGATCTATTACTGCCTTGTAATTAGCATTTTATTCAACAAATTCTTGATTTGCCTACCAATTCTTAAAAAAGGAGAAATGAAATGCTTCATGTTTGGGTGTTTTCAAGTATGGTTATCTTGGACCTTATTTAAGATAGGCATAAGAGAAAATCACTCTTTGGTCACCATATCTTTCATAGCATGTAATTCATGATTTAAGTGTAAAGTCGGCTGTCAGAACAATTCTAAGAATAGTCATTGATTTTTTGTGCTTGAGCAACAACTTAGAGCCTCCATTGCTTCTACCTATTATGGAAATGTAGGATTAGAGGAAGATGAGATCTTCGTTTATGATGGTGCCAAAAGTGATAATATCTCGACTTCAGGTTTGGTTTTCTCTACATTTATCCATCTTTTTCAAATTACAGCCACCAACTTTCACTAATAGCTTTTCGAATTTCTTGACCGGATATCAGGTTCTTTTTGGGTCTAATGTGACTATAGCTGGGCAAGACCCATCATATCCGGTAAATGTTTCAGGCTTTTACCTCTGTTCTTCTCTATTGTAACAAAGTCAAAAAAGAGGAGTTGAAGGACAGCCCAAGCTATACCTGCATACTCTAGATTTGCGATGtctattttgttttatgatttcTCACATCATGTGTGATTTAAGTGAAGTGGTACTATGTTAGaactttagaaatttttttatacttttgcAAAGGCTATTGatacatattttattactttcattATTGCATCTAATTGcacattttccttttatttgttTGTCTCTTAATTTTCTGTTGGACTACaccttgtattattttattaccaGGCCTTGGAAAAAGGTTTTAAGCTAAGCCTTGTTTATGTTTCTACTGTAGGCTTGTCTGGATTCAAGTGTTATTACGGGCCAAACTGGTCAATTTCAGTAGGATGTGGAGAAGTATGGAAATATTGCATACATGAGATGTACTCCAGAAAATGGGTTCCTTCCTAATTTATCCAGTGTTCCACGGACAGACATATTTTTCTGTTAGCCTAATAATCCAACTGATGCGGCGGCATCAAGAGATCAACTGACTAAATTGGTGCAATTTGCTAAAGACAATGGCTCAATCATTGCTTATGATTCTACATATGCTATGTATATATGTGATGACAGTCCAAAGTCCATCTTTGAGATTCCTGGAGCCAAAGAGGTACTTGTGCTATTTCAGTATCAGAATTCTTAAGATCTTTTAGCCAAAgaagggtctatcgaaaatagtatCTTTACCTCCCAATAATATAGGGGTAAGGTTTGCATATACTCTACCATCCTCGAACCCTAATTGTGGAATTACATTGGATATTGTGGTGTTGTAATAATATGACTGGGATTGATTATTCTGACTGAGATAGCCTGCATTGATGGAGATTTTATTAACTTTCTGGTATTCAGTTTCGTCTTGtatttaggattaattttgttcCAAGATCATGAAGCTTAAGATGTACTTATATAAGTAACATTTTTATTAAGATGCTTGGTTAATTGTCATTCTTTAGTACCCATCCTTAAGAAGTTCTCACTTTGTACTCTATATATATTCAACCTTGATAAATAACTCCTTTTaagttaatttattttcttgatcaGGTTTGTAGATTTCAAGATTATTAGCCTTCTCAAGATAAAAAACAAGAAGTATAGTTTGAAGATTGTTATTGTTAGAGCTTCTGTGGTCTTATGCCCTACGTCGTGATGGGAACTGAAAATAAAACACTATTTGTCAATTCATAACTTTCAATTCATAACTTTCTCTTTCCTGTTAATTATtcttaattacaatttatagtatcactcatgtattttctctctttctctattttctgttactctttttttttttctttttcaattttttttcccttttttttggtttctctttctttttccttttttctcctttttttttttttttttttttttttctatttttcattgcTCTCCTTctatttctctcattttttctatttttttttcactttcttttcatttgtgcgaactaccaaacacaaatacaagtgtgaactataaaatataaatacaaacgtGAATTACAACATACATGTAAAAATGtgaataacatataaatataagtgtgagctataaaatacaaaaataagtgtggattataaaatacataaatgtggactataaaatataaatacgagTGTGGACTATAATctgtatctataatatattaaaagtgtgaaggatatcctaatgttgtttgaattttttaatttttattaaaagtttttgctttagacaaaaacgtctttttactatttttctcaaattaatatttatgatattgaatCCTAAAACATATGGGTtcataactttaaaaaatatagtaaGACTTCTTTTAAAATTAGAAATCCTAAGATATATCATAAGTAGTACAATATAGCTAGTAGTCCTGAAATATTTGGTAAAAATAAATATGATGAGATATATTTAGAGAACTGATATTTAAAGAGTTTTACACGGTAAGAGGAAGAAACCTATTACTACAATATAGCCAGTGACGGGACGAGCTCAGCTTCAGTACCCTTAGCTCCAATATCTAACAATAATACTTCTGATGAATGTGAAGTGGATTGCAAAACTTTTGAAGACTTAGATTGCTTATtctacttattatttattttttcatgagtaaatatttttatttttttattactgaATGGTGCTATTGTTTTTTTCAACAAGTATCAAAAcgataaaaatattttctccataacTCTTGCCTTCACTATATTTTTGTTACAAACAAACATCACATTTCAATGTCGATTCTCCACATTTATATCAATCGAGatatttgaaatacaaaataaatcagctcattttcatgatcaagaaaataatttatgtatCCTTCAAGctacaacaacaatgacaatAACATACTCAATATAATCtcacaaataatatttgaaaaggataaagagaATAAAGAGATTGTTTTCAACAGACCGCCACTCAAATAAGATGCATTCTTCAAGCTATAGcacattaaaattttatatgaaaatactaaaaGAGACCACATGAGTAATGTGTAATCAAAGACGAAAAAATCGTAATTTGATTGTTTCTAATTTATTGATACAGAGTGTGAGTTGAAGTcatttatatctttttttcttgaaacttaaaaaaatcGTACAAGAGAAATCATTCattgttgaagaaaataaaattatattggGTGGCGATGAAAAAGAATACAATTACccccttttttaaaattaaaaagacgTTACTCAATcaatgaattaaataaaaataattattaaatgagTGTAGCTGTCAGggaatgtgaagttttgatgatggacatgtaaatgaaacatgttgtgcaagaTGTTCCACGCAAGTGAAGAAATAGAAGTAACTGGTTCTCACATGTACTACATATTGAAGTTGATGCAAT
Proteins encoded in this window:
- the LOC107856612 gene encoding uncharacterized protein LOC107856612 isoform X1, giving the protein MLISLMKAEYATQMRVLYHQVPACSLKDERMVEDHGHGKLGKLNECQNQTTRRFQEAGPLNAKNVLGAENRRPVPKWEAIIRRTLDWMKEPETKLKSYSALSSFKDFSASGIVADAVDAPAMDIIEEASLVVPLV
- the LOC107856612 gene encoding uncharacterized protein LOC107856612 isoform X2, whose translation is MKAEYATQMRVLYHQVPACSLKDERMVEDHGHGKLGKLNECQNQTTRRFQEAGPLNAKNVLGAENRRPVPKWEAIIRRTLDWMKEPETKLKSYSALSSFKDFSASGIVADAVDAPAMDIIEEASLVVPLV